gcctactgttgggtagggactgtctctatatgttgccaacttgtacttcccaagcgcttagtacagtgctctgcacacagtgagcgctcaataaatacaactgatgatgatgatgatgactcccagacccgtgccccaaccccatgcaccagacaaatggcagcaaacctggtgactctcaggcccctgccccaaccccatgcaccagacaaatggcagcaaaccttgtgactccttttagactgtgagcctactgttggatagggactgtctctagatgttgccaacaagtacttcccaagcgcttagtacagtgctctgcacacagtgagcgctcaataaatacgactgatgatgatgatgatgactcccagacccgtgccccaaccccaggcagcagacaaatgcctgCACCTTTTGactccttttcgactgtgagcctactgttgggtagggactgtctctagatgttgccaacttgtacttcccaagcgcttagtacagtgctctgcacacagtaagcgctcaataaatacgattgattatgatgatgatgactcccaggcccttgcttcaaccccatgcagcagacaaatgcctgCACCTTTTGactccttttcgactgtgagcctactgttgggtagggactgtctctagatgttgccaacttgtacttcccaagcgcttagtacagtgctctgcacacagtaagcgctcaataaatacgattgatgatgatgatgatgatgactcccaggcccgtgccccaaccccatgcagcagacaaatggcagcaaacctcgtgactccttttagactgtgagcctactgttgggtagggactgtctctagatgttgccaacaagtacttcccaagcgcttagtacagtgctctgcacacagtgagcgctcaataaatacgactgatgatgatgatgatgactcccagacccgtgccccaaccccatgcagcagacaaatggcagcaaaccttgtgactctcaggcccctgccccaaccccatgcaccagacaaatggcagcaaaccttgtgactcctttcagactgtgagcctactgttgggtagggactgtctctagatgttgccaacttgtacttcccaagcgcttagtacagtgctctgcacacagtaagcgctcaataaatacgattgatgatgatgatgatgatgctgacttACGGTGCCTTAGTGTCTGTGGTCTATCCCCATAAGAACAGGGAAGCGCCACTTTTCTAAGAGAATCTCTTTTTTGTTGGCATCTCAACAATTTTCTGCATTTTTGTGGCATTAAACTTACCATCATTCTCTGGAAGGTGGCCAGAAATCAAGACCTaaagagatatcaatcaatcagtggtatttattgagcacttattttgtgcagagcactgttattttatggtacttgttaagtgtttaccatgtgtcaaacactgttctaagcactggagtagatatccattcattcagtcagtcgtattgagcacttactttgtgcagaacactgtactaagcacttgggaagtacaaatcggcaacatatagggacggcccctacccaacaacgggctcactgtctagatttaagacggtgagcccgttatgggcgggattgtctctgttgccgaattgtactttccaagcacttagtacagtgctctgcacacagtaagtgctcaataaatatgactggatgaaacTTAATCAGGGCAGATACtgatcctgtctcacatgaggttgaCAGTCAAGTCGGAGGGAGACCACTTGAATCTCActtgaattgaatctccattttgcaagctgaggaaactgaggtgcagaaaagtgaactgacttgcccaaggtcacccaggaggcaagtggtggagcggggattagaacccagatcctctggcgcCCAAACCTGTGAGCTtcccactgctctaagcacttgggaaagtacagtacgatagcattggtagacacaaggagtttacagtctttagagggaaatggaaatgaaaataaatgacacagaaggaaatttTTTAAGATAGTGAGTGACCCACCCCCTAAAAAACAAATAGAGCTGCCTCAGCACTTTTTTGTGAGTGGTGTTTATATGCATGTTAAACTGAATTTTCAGTTGTTTATTATACTTTCactgcttgtaaatatttttataactTCCCAGTTGGAGGgaaagctccccgtgggcagacaGCGGGTTTCATGctctcttgtaatctccccagcacttagtagtagtaatagcatttaattCCCAAGGCTAAAAGATGTGGGGAATGGTGAATCTTTCAGTCTACATGTCTCCCAGAGAGAGTTTGGAGGTCCTTGAGGTGATGATGACCAACGGCAATCTTCATTCAGTGACCTgaaaggttttgttttttgtttttgtatttgttaagcatttactatatgcaaagcgttggggtggttacaagcaaatcggattagatgcaaaccctgtcccacaaggggctcacagtcttaatccccattttacaggtgagggaattgaggcccatagaagtgaagtgactcacccaaggtcacacagcagacaaacggcagagccgggaccatctgaatcctaggtccgtgctctatccacctcaccctgctgcttttccttggttcactctagacagtaaactccttgtgggcagggaacttgtctaccaaatctgttgcattgtactctcccaagcacttagtactgtgcacacagtaagtgctcaataagtaccactgattgattgattgactgatttgctagTGTTCTGAGGCTGgtgccttccttgcccacaaagaactcacagtctagagggaacaggtatttagcccccattttatagaagaggaaactgaagcacagagaagttaagtgatttgtcccaggtcacacagcaggcaaagggaaaTTGTCCTGACTTCAAAAGGTCTCAGGGAATAAGGTCGATAAAGATGACTTTGTTCCAGCTAAAATCTTTCCAAAACAGCCAGGAAGactaaacgcttggtacagtgctctgcacacagtaagcactcaatacatacgattgaatgaataaaagggagagaAACCAGCCTGGCATAAATATggtaaatttaaataaattaaacaaataaatttaaataaattgaataaatttaaataaaaataaatacagtaagtacgattgaatgaatgtggcatcagcagcagcaacagtgtcACAGCCAGTAAATGGccgagtgggtagagcatgggtttgggaggtcatgggttctaatcccagctctgccatgtgtctgccgtgtgactttgggcaagtcacttctctgtgcctcagttccctcatccgtaaaatggggattaagactgtgagccctaagtgggacagggactgtgtccaacccaattatcttgtaagaataataatactgatggtatttgttaagcacttactatgtgccaggcactgttctaagcgctggtatcgatacaaggttgccccatgtggggctcacagtcttaatccccattttacagttactgaggcacagagaagtgacttgccagaagtcacacagctgacaagtgtagagccaggattcgagcccatgactggctctttccactaagccacactgcttctctgtcctaccccagcgcatagaacagtgcctggcacatagtaagcgcttaacaaagatcattattattattattattattattattattaccgtaattGGCAGCAGGAAACCCTAGCTAATTTGTAAGAGTTGGGCCCCGGGATGCGGCTTTGTTTGTTTCAGTGGAAAGTTCCCTCCTTTTGGCGCAAATCGAAGAGCAATGGGACATCTCCCCCTGGAGTCGAAGGTAACTCAATGTCTCAGAGTGAGATCCCTCTTGCTCCTTCCGATagcacagtggtatttattgagcgcttactgggtgccgagcactgtactaaacccttgggagagtacaatgcagcagagttggcagactcccGCAAACACTTAtctcagtgctcggcacccagtaagggctcagtaataataataatgatggtatttgctaagcgtttactatgtgccaagcactgttctaagcgctggggtagatacaaggtaatcagtttgtcccacgtggccctcacagtcttcatccccattttccagatgagggaactgaggcccagagaagcttgcccaaggtcacccagcagacaagtggcggagggggggattagaacccacatcctctgactgccaagcccgtgctgtttccactaagccacgctgcttctcttctcaataaatacgattgattgattgattgattagggtcgCATATTTGAGAGCCTATAtcacactcccccaagcacttagaacagtgctcttcacacggatAGTgcccagtaaattccattgatggattcattcattcaatcgtatttattgagcacttactgtgtgcagagcactgtactaagcgcttgggaagtacaagttggcaacatgtagaaacggtccctacccaacaacgggctcacattctagaagggggagattaaggtcgatgagggcaggaagcatgtttgttatattgcactctcccaagcgcttagtacagagctctgcctacggtaagtgctccgtaaatatgattgattgattgatagagggggccAGCTTGGTCTTTGAATTGACATTCCACACGCCCAAGTACAAGCGGGCACTTGTGGAAAATCACCTGTGGAATCCGCCTCTTTCCAAGTGGATTTAGCTTCAGTTTTCCATCTTGGAGCACGGGACTTTCTTGACCtcacagggagggagagcagaagtgactcttccagactgtgagcccgctgttgggcagggattatctctatttgttgccgaattgtacagtgctctgcacacagtaagcactcaataaatacgattgaatgaatgaaattgtactttccaagtgcttagtacagtgctctgcgcacaataagcgctcaataaatacgattgaatgaatgaatgcaagtgaaGTCCCAGTTCAATCTGCTATTACTGGTGGTGCTTTATCCACCGGACTTTTGTGTTTTCAGAGGCACTGACCTGCTTAGATGATGTTTTGGGTTGAGGCTCAGATTGGAGCTGCGGGAAAAGTTTCCACATGGTCTCCTTACTGGGGGTTGGGCCCTTCAAGTTGATATCTCAGAAATCTTTGTGGAGCTTTTAGGATGGAAATCTCCTTATTGTTCTGAGAGGAGATAAGAAGGAAAAAAAGCGGGGAAGTGTTGTGGTGTCGGTGGTGGAGGGGAAGGTAGGAATGATTTCGGGGGGGGAGAGTTTTAAGACAAGATCTTAGATGCTAAACCTCAGGAGGGacggggataatcaatcaatcaatttaatttattgaacgcttactgtgtgcagagcactgaacaaagcgcttaggagagtacaatggaatagagtttgtagatatatagatctatatatctagatatatatatataatatagatagatatatagatctatatctagatctatagatctatatataatatagatagactattatatagaaatatatctatataatatatatctatatatatatctatagatatatctatctatctatatataatatagatatataatatagatagatagatctatctatctatctatctatatatagatatgagtcacttctgctctccctccctgtgaGGTCAAGAAAGTGCTTCAAGATGGAAAACTGAAGCTAAATCCACTTGGAAAGAGGCTGATTCCACAggtgatatatagatatatatatataccctcaaggagcttacagtctagagggggagactgacattaatatgtaaaatggggattaagactgtgagcccaatgtgggacagagactgtgtccaacccgatttgtattTGTATTCTCTCGTTCCCCCCCGCACCcagcgtgcctggcacatagtaagggcttaacaaataacacaattattaatcactcattattatatactgagcacttactatgtgcagagcactctactaagcatttgggagagtataggagCAGTTCTGAGTATTGAtgagttgtgtgtgtgtaaatgacCCTTTAACTCTTGCTCAGCTGGCCTCTTTCTATGTACTTTCAGAccctgggagaggaaaatgggactagttccttcacttctgtggccctcagttacctcatctgtaaaatggggattaagattgtgagccccatgtagcacagggactgaatccaacctgattaccttgtatctaccctagggcttaatatagtgcctggcacatggtaagcgcccaaCGAATACCACAGTAAGGAGGGCCAGGGGGAAAcggcagagcagagaggagggtcGGAGGAGTTTGGACTGAGCTAGGACCTTTCCTTAGGTAAACACTGATTGCTTTGGAAAGGCTGGATGGTCTGGATGGGAATTGCAGAGGAATGGGCTAggaattattttattaattaataacAACTGGGGTGTTAGTTAAGCACTAATTGTATGGGATAAAGACAGTACACCAGATCAATATTTTTAaaacttatttgttaagcacttattatgtgccaggcactgtactaagtgctgatcaaTTACATTCTGAAGCATCCTCCTCCCATCTGTACATCATTtcacccttttccctctcctcctccccatccacctggtcctacctccttcccctccccacagcacctgaatatatgtttgtacagctttattactctatttattttacttgtacatatttactcttctatttattttgttaatgatgtgcatttagctttgttctgacgacttgacacctgtcctcatgttttattttgttgtctgtctcagttccctcatctgtaaaatggggatgaagactgtgagccccccgtgggacaacctgatcacctttgtaacctccccagcgcttagaacagtgctttgcatatagtaagcacttaataaatgccgttattattattattattattattaaccactagGACCAGTCAAGATAATCACAAGGGACATAGCCCCTGTTGCAAACAGGGCTCATCACGGATCCCGATTTTCAGATGGGGGGACAGAGGTCCAGAGggggtaagcgacttgcctaaggtcacccaggcagaagtagaacccgggtctcccggcTCCCAGTACCGAGCTCCTCCCAGGAGACCACAGCGCAGTTTTTGGACTGTGAAAGAGCGATGGCAGGGGTAGAACCGATCAGAACCCATTCCTGCCCCCCAGTTCTGCCATCATCCTCTTCAGGGCCCGCTTCACCTCCTgattcctcagagtgtagatcagtgggttgaggagaggggtgatggcGGTGGGGAACAGGGCGGCCGCCCCTCCGAGCGGGCTGTTGGCGTCAGGCTGCAGGTAGATGAAGGCGCAGGGCACGTAGTACATGGTCACCAAGGTCATGTGGGAgccgcaggtggagaaggcccggCGCCTCCCGGACGCGGTGCGGATGGCCAGGACGGCCCGGATGATGCGGGCGTACGAGAGCAGGATCAGCAGGAAGCAACTGGAAGCCACCGCCCCGACGTCCATCAGCGTCACCAGCTCGTTGGCCGCGGTGTCGGCGCACGCCAGCTTCAGCACGGCGGGGATGTCACAAAGGAAGTGGTCCACCTTGTTGGGGCCGCAGTAGGGCAGGTGGAAGGTCAGCGAGGCCTGGATGGCCCCGTGGACGGAGCCGGCCGCCCAGGGGCCCGCCGCCAGCCCGGAGCAGGCCCGGCGGGTCATGACCGCCGGGTACCGCAGTGGGTGACAGATGGCCAGGTACCTGTCATATGCCATGATGGTGTAGAGGAAGCACTGCGTGCTGCCCAGGAAGTGGTAACCGTAGAGCTGGGCCACGCAGCCCGCGTAC
Above is a window of Tachyglossus aculeatus isolate mTacAcu1 chromosome 12 unlocalized genomic scaffold, mTacAcu1.pri SUPER_6_unloc_1, whole genome shotgun sequence DNA encoding:
- the LOC119920835 gene encoding LOW QUALITY PROTEIN: olfactory receptor 10G3-like (The sequence of the model RefSeq protein was modified relative to this genomic sequence to represent the inferred CDS: deleted 1 base in 1 codon), which codes for MERANGTLLTEFILAGLPHPPKLRVFLFLFFLATYTLTQLGNLLILLVVSGTPQLRARPMYIFLGVLSVIDMSISTLIVPRMLTTFTATVRPISYAGCVAQLYGYHFLGSTQCFLYTIMAYDRYLAICHPLRYPAVMTRRACSGLAAGPWAAGSVHGAIQASLTFHLPYCGPNKVDHFLCDIPAVLKLACADTAANELVTLMDVGAVASSCFLLILLSYARIIRAVLAIRTASGRRRAFSTCGSHMTLVTMYYVPCAFIYLQPDANSPLGGAAALFPTAITPLLNPLIYTLRNQEVKRALKRMMAELGGRNGF